In Deinococcus sonorensis KR-87, a single window of DNA contains:
- a CDS encoding HipA family kinase, whose amino-acid sequence MHVYLNATSYEGPLEEGNSHAQIFLDEAHTAWVVKSVTSSRLGITHGRALFNEFVATRVAELLGLPVPQVAIMAVDDPLLNAFPELRTPASGSFSAGLHLATRYHQGITLRAFRTAGVPELAQRKVINKLDANGVVTFDTWLCNPDHADETELGLYENEGNLLFETTRPGELRLMMLDHGQAFTGDWHDRADGDPVRRLGSWPTRLMGHYEVFVRGRWLNVTSCVEWLAQIQKVTLADLKRIVNEVPAAWREEIPEGEVEKLLLYLLVRATTIEKIVYQEFATMPERLRRGVTHP is encoded by the coding sequence ATGCATGTGTACCTGAATGCGACCAGTTATGAAGGTCCGCTTGAAGAAGGAAACTCACACGCTCAAATTTTCTTGGATGAAGCTCACACTGCATGGGTCGTCAAATCTGTCACCAGTTCCCGATTGGGAATTACACATGGGCGCGCTCTTTTTAACGAATTTGTCGCAACGCGCGTGGCCGAACTGCTCGGGCTGCCCGTGCCACAGGTCGCCATCATGGCCGTGGATGATCCACTTTTGAATGCGTTCCCTGAATTGCGAACCCCCGCCTCCGGTTCATTTTCCGCTGGTCTTCACCTAGCCACGCGATACCATCAGGGCATCACGCTCCGTGCCTTTCGAACTGCAGGTGTGCCTGAACTTGCTCAACGGAAAGTCATCAACAAACTCGATGCCAACGGCGTCGTGACATTCGATACGTGGCTGTGCAATCCAGACCATGCGGACGAAACAGAACTCGGGCTGTACGAAAACGAAGGAAATCTGCTCTTCGAGACCACCCGGCCTGGTGAACTTCGACTCATGATGCTTGATCATGGTCAAGCCTTTACCGGTGACTGGCACGACCGCGCTGACGGAGACCCCGTTCGGCGCTTGGGAAGCTGGCCCACCCGGTTGATGGGCCATTACGAGGTGTTTGTTCGAGGACGGTGGCTGAATGTGACGTCGTGTGTCGAATGGCTCGCCCAGATCCAGAAGGTGACACTGGCGGACCTGAAGAGAATTGTGAATGAAGTGCCGGCGGCGTGGCGAGAAGAGATCCCGGAAGGGGAAGTGGAAAAGTTACTTCTCTACCTCCTGGTCCGGGCCACCACAATAGAGAAGATTGTCTACCAGGAATTCGCGACCATGCCAGAGCGCCTCCG